A section of the Myxococcus virescens genome encodes:
- a CDS encoding inorganic diphosphatase, whose translation MVTDLTRLPLRGKQGAFHVIVESPRGSTLKLKYDTALKAFSLSRPLPRGLSYPFDWGFIPSTQGPDGDPLDAMVYWDDASFPGVVLPCRALGVLQVEQNTGDGGRERNDRILAVPITPSRAGHLTDYQQLPQREREELEHFFLAAVRFENKDARILGWEGPEGAERMLRQHARTEE comes from the coding sequence ATGGTGACGGACCTCACCCGGTTGCCCCTGCGAGGGAAACAAGGCGCCTTTCACGTCATCGTCGAGTCTCCCCGAGGCTCCACGCTGAAGCTCAAGTACGACACGGCGCTCAAGGCCTTCAGCCTCTCACGGCCGCTTCCCAGGGGCCTGAGCTATCCCTTCGACTGGGGCTTCATCCCCTCCACCCAGGGGCCGGATGGGGACCCGCTGGATGCGATGGTGTACTGGGACGACGCGAGCTTTCCCGGCGTGGTGCTGCCCTGCCGTGCGCTCGGCGTGCTCCAGGTGGAGCAGAACACGGGCGACGGCGGACGCGAGCGCAATGACCGCATCCTCGCCGTTCCCATCACCCCGTCCCGCGCCGGACACCTGACGGACTATCAGCAACTGCCACAGCGCGAGCGAGAGGAGTTGGAGCACTTCTTCCTCGCCGCCGTGCGCTTCGAAAACAAGGACGCGCGCATCCTGGGCTGGGAGGGGCCAGAGGGTGCCGAGCGGATGCTCCGCCAACACGCACGCACGGAGGAATAG
- a CDS encoding TonB-dependent receptor domain-containing protein, with the protein MKILLAVLCLLAATGAAAQQDAGVTDADAGAPQGVLTKPPALMRQVEAIYPPEAAAQQLEGTVVMWVDISETGAVSNVEVSQPAGHGFDEAAVEAVRQFQFEPAEVDGVPAPVRIEYAYQFVFRPPPPPEGEDAAAVEPEAPVNFSGRALERGTRDALLGAEVVLPALERSTVTDEEGRFSFRGIPLGTYEVLVVQSGYERFRTEETFTEGQETRATYYVRKRIFGAFETVVRSERERKEVTQTTLQLAEVQRVPGTQGDTLKVVQNLPGVARPAFNGGQLVIRGTGPQESGVFLDGQRIPLLYHFGGLTSVYNSELLEAVDYLPGNFSAYYGDITGGVINVRSREPRTDRLHATVGVSLIESNAVVEGPITDTLSFAVAGRRSYIDLVLGLVPQGDNGPSLQVAPRYYDAQLKLVWKPKSRHTFTLQGLTSRDRLGLVFDRPADDDPTVTGGLNVTTGFNQLRLRHQYRADALTLDTHGLVGNTLVQFGIGDRGLRIASTDLNLRSTVEYAFGEALTLAGGIDVVSNFARVTARIQGLSREGEPPTPTVTDDVLTADGDFLQYFPSTWVEVRWRPVPRLLLVPGLRAESYVFTDQTQARRTFNPRLAVRYGLTDTLTLKGGAGVYHGPPVQDEPSVAFGNPDLRAKRSLQYSVGAEWQARPEWFVGGEVFYNDLDGLIVRSNATVVRNGQRVPERLSNGGVGRIYGLEVLVRRALTDRLFGWVSYTLSRSERQDAPGVGWRLFDNDQTHVLTAIASYKLPAGWEVGARMRFASGNPTTPVVGSVRDDGSDVFIPLYAAVNSRRLPSFNQLDIRVDKNFAFEKWALNVYLDLTNAYNNPAVEGIAYNYNYTQSAYFEGLPILPIIGARGSF; encoded by the coding sequence ATGAAAATCCTTCTCGCCGTCCTCTGCCTCCTCGCCGCCACTGGCGCCGCCGCTCAGCAGGACGCGGGCGTCACGGATGCCGACGCCGGCGCGCCCCAGGGCGTGCTGACGAAGCCCCCCGCGCTGATGCGCCAGGTGGAGGCAATCTATCCACCGGAAGCCGCTGCCCAGCAGCTCGAGGGCACGGTGGTGATGTGGGTCGACATCTCGGAGACGGGCGCCGTCTCCAACGTCGAGGTGTCCCAGCCCGCTGGCCACGGCTTCGACGAGGCCGCCGTGGAGGCGGTCCGCCAGTTCCAGTTCGAGCCCGCCGAGGTGGACGGTGTCCCCGCGCCGGTGCGCATCGAATACGCCTACCAGTTTGTCTTCCGTCCACCGCCACCGCCTGAGGGGGAGGACGCCGCCGCCGTGGAGCCCGAGGCTCCCGTGAACTTCAGCGGCCGGGCGCTGGAGCGGGGCACGCGGGACGCGCTCCTGGGCGCGGAGGTGGTGCTGCCCGCGCTGGAGCGCTCCACCGTCACCGACGAGGAGGGCCGCTTCTCCTTCCGCGGCATCCCGCTGGGCACGTATGAGGTGCTGGTGGTGCAGAGCGGCTACGAGCGCTTCCGCACCGAGGAGACCTTCACGGAAGGCCAGGAGACGCGCGCCACGTACTACGTGCGCAAGCGCATCTTCGGCGCGTTCGAGACGGTGGTGCGCAGCGAGCGCGAGCGCAAGGAGGTGACGCAGACGACGCTCCAACTGGCCGAGGTGCAGCGCGTCCCCGGCACCCAGGGCGACACGCTGAAGGTGGTGCAGAACCTGCCCGGCGTGGCGCGCCCCGCCTTCAATGGTGGCCAGCTCGTCATCCGCGGCACGGGCCCGCAGGAGTCCGGCGTCTTCCTCGACGGCCAGCGGATTCCGCTGCTCTACCACTTCGGCGGTCTCACCTCCGTCTACAACTCGGAGCTGCTGGAGGCGGTGGACTACCTGCCCGGCAACTTCTCCGCGTACTACGGAGACATCACCGGCGGCGTCATCAACGTGCGCAGCCGCGAGCCGCGCACGGACCGGCTCCACGCCACCGTGGGCGTCAGCCTCATCGAATCCAACGCGGTGGTGGAGGGGCCCATCACCGACACGCTGAGCTTCGCGGTGGCGGGACGCCGTTCGTACATCGACCTGGTGCTGGGCCTGGTGCCACAGGGCGACAACGGCCCCAGCCTCCAGGTGGCGCCGCGTTACTACGACGCGCAGCTCAAGCTGGTGTGGAAGCCGAAGTCGCGCCACACCTTCACGCTGCAGGGGCTCACCTCCAGAGACAGGCTGGGGCTCGTCTTCGACCGGCCGGCGGATGACGACCCCACCGTCACCGGTGGGCTGAACGTCACCACCGGCTTCAACCAGCTGCGCCTGCGGCACCAGTACCGCGCGGACGCGCTCACCCTGGACACGCACGGCCTGGTGGGCAACACGCTGGTCCAGTTCGGCATCGGCGACCGTGGCCTGCGCATCGCCTCCACGGACCTGAACCTGCGCTCCACCGTGGAGTACGCCTTCGGGGAGGCGCTCACGCTGGCGGGCGGCATCGACGTGGTGAGCAACTTCGCCCGTGTCACCGCGCGCATCCAGGGCCTCTCCCGCGAGGGGGAGCCGCCCACGCCCACCGTCACCGATGACGTGCTCACCGCGGACGGCGACTTCCTCCAGTACTTCCCCTCCACCTGGGTGGAGGTGCGCTGGCGCCCCGTGCCGCGCCTGCTGCTGGTGCCGGGCCTGCGCGCGGAGAGCTACGTCTTCACCGACCAGACCCAGGCCCGCCGCACCTTCAACCCGCGTCTGGCGGTCCGCTACGGCCTGACGGACACGCTGACGCTCAAGGGCGGCGCGGGCGTCTATCACGGGCCACCCGTGCAGGACGAGCCGAGCGTGGCCTTCGGCAACCCGGACCTGCGCGCGAAGCGGTCGCTCCAGTACAGCGTGGGCGCGGAGTGGCAGGCGCGGCCGGAGTGGTTCGTGGGCGGCGAGGTCTTCTACAACGACCTGGACGGACTCATCGTCCGCTCCAACGCCACGGTGGTGCGCAACGGCCAGCGGGTGCCCGAGCGGTTGAGCAACGGCGGCGTGGGGCGCATCTACGGCCTGGAGGTGCTGGTGCGCCGCGCGTTGACGGACCGGCTCTTCGGCTGGGTCTCCTACACGCTCAGCCGCAGCGAGCGCCAGGACGCGCCGGGCGTGGGCTGGCGCCTCTTCGACAATGACCAGACGCACGTGCTGACAGCGATTGCGTCCTACAAGCTGCCGGCGGGCTGGGAGGTGGGTGCGCGCATGCGCTTCGCTTCGGGCAATCCCACGACGCCGGTGGTGGGCTCGGTGCGCGACGACGGGTCGGACGTCTTCATCCCGCTCTACGCGGCGGTGAACTCGCGCCGGCTGCCGTCCTTCAACCAGTTGGACATCCGCGTGGACAAGAACTTCGCCTTCGAGAAGTGGGCGCTCAACGTCTACCTGGACCTCACGAACGCCTACAACAACCCGGCGGTGGAAGGCATCGCCTACAACTACAACTACACCCAAAGCGCTTACTTCGAAGGACTGCCCATCCTTCCCATCATCGGCGCCCGGGGGAGCTTCTGA
- a CDS encoding DUF2490 domain-containing protein, which translates to MRTENWLPLIGLLLVIPFHTVEARPVRAEAQLWYTVSAQGGIGEHLLYYLEAQPRFGKDDARGILRSAGGVRLAQDMSLWLGQGWFPSWRWEGDPALRQGESRLFQQFLYTPRFGQVRGTLRARLEQRFLPGTTEVSHRGRVMLRGAHPVAAEGRLSLIVWDEVFYHLSSVANGPSAGFDMNRVFVGAGWKYGDHSSVEVGYLNVFTRRPYAETEQLIHTLSVAMPFNFM; encoded by the coding sequence ATGCGCACGGAGAATTGGCTTCCCCTCATCGGCCTGTTGCTCGTCATCCCCTTCCACACCGTGGAGGCCCGGCCCGTCCGCGCGGAAGCGCAGCTCTGGTACACGGTGTCGGCGCAGGGGGGCATCGGGGAACACCTCCTCTATTACCTGGAAGCCCAGCCGCGCTTCGGCAAGGACGACGCCCGCGGCATCCTCCGCTCGGCGGGAGGCGTACGGTTGGCCCAGGACATGTCGCTGTGGCTGGGGCAGGGCTGGTTTCCATCGTGGCGCTGGGAGGGCGACCCGGCCTTGCGTCAGGGCGAAAGCCGGCTCTTCCAGCAGTTCCTCTACACGCCGAGGTTCGGCCAGGTCCGGGGCACGCTCCGCGCCCGTCTGGAGCAGCGCTTCCTGCCCGGCACGACGGAGGTCTCCCACCGGGGCCGCGTCATGCTGCGCGGTGCGCACCCCGTGGCCGCGGAGGGGCGGCTGTCGTTGATTGTCTGGGATGAGGTCTTCTACCACCTCAGCTCGGTGGCGAATGGCCCCAGCGCCGGCTTCGACATGAACCGCGTGTTCGTTGGTGCGGGCTGGAAGTACGGGGACCACTCCTCCGTGGAGGTGGGCTACCTCAACGTCTTCACGCGCAGGCCCTATGCGGAGACCGAGCAGCTCATCCATACGCTCTCCGTCGCCATGCCCTTCAATTTCATGTAA
- a CDS encoding double-CXXCG motif protein produces the protein MPRYFWLQEDRVATARHHGDFNAAHRWRLPGLAKCPGCGATWSSSGHMYPSVDLSGLPEQDLFLKARSAPFAEFARLREQVRPLAPPAATLPPGTRFGPLVGTAQGDLGPLSWQGSYLLLLRRDTLEQLQAEGVRGLMGVRAELRFRQKHPPEMLELQLEPGGLLHPQCLPPDLPLACATCGRRGLQLPDEPLLEGATLPRDRDVFRLGNYATVLVGTERFMEAVRRLRLEGIHFQELSTR, from the coding sequence ATGCCCCGTTACTTCTGGCTGCAAGAGGACCGGGTTGCGACTGCCCGTCATCACGGGGACTTCAACGCCGCGCACAGGTGGCGCTTGCCGGGTCTGGCGAAGTGCCCGGGTTGCGGCGCGACCTGGAGTTCCTCCGGGCACATGTACCCCTCCGTGGACTTGTCCGGGCTGCCTGAGCAGGACCTGTTCCTCAAGGCTCGGTCAGCGCCCTTCGCCGAGTTCGCGCGGCTTCGCGAGCAGGTGCGGCCATTGGCGCCACCGGCGGCGACGTTGCCTCCTGGGACGCGGTTCGGGCCACTGGTGGGCACGGCGCAGGGGGACCTGGGGCCTCTGAGCTGGCAGGGGAGCTACTTGCTGTTGCTGCGCCGGGACACGTTGGAGCAGCTCCAGGCGGAAGGCGTGCGCGGGCTCATGGGGGTTCGAGCGGAGCTGCGGTTCCGACAGAAGCACCCACCGGAGATGTTGGAACTCCAGCTCGAACCGGGCGGTCTGCTGCACCCGCAGTGTCTTCCTCCAGACCTCCCGCTGGCGTGCGCGACCTGTGGCCGGCGTGGGCTTCAGTTGCCAGACGAGCCCCTCCTCGAAGGCGCCACTCTCCCCAGGGACCGTGACGTGTTCCGCCTGGGCAACTACGCGACGGTGCTTGTGGGGACCGAGCGTTTCATGGAGGCGGTGCGCCGGCTGAGGCTGGAAGGCATCCACTTCCAGGAACTCTCCACCCGCTGA
- a CDS encoding OmpA/MotB family protein, with product MRKPLVLAALVALSTTGCVSQGKFDAKALEAENFAKGLNDEKGAREAAEAKVKALEEKIAELEQEREALNTRLGTAESRLTAGAAERRALEEKNSQLAALNDELARNTKKLAQAKEELEKRSSEYENLAQSLKQEISDGKIQLSELKGKMTVQLKDKILFASGSARVGKEGEEALKKIADALKTVQGKIIRVEGHTDDVPTGGGQFPSNWELSLARAMAVVRSLQNAGVDPTFLSAAGYGQYQPIAANDSAENRSLNRRIEIVLAPK from the coding sequence ATGCGGAAACCGCTGGTTCTGGCTGCACTCGTCGCGCTCTCCACCACGGGCTGCGTTTCGCAGGGGAAGTTCGACGCCAAGGCGCTCGAGGCGGAGAACTTCGCCAAGGGCCTCAACGACGAGAAGGGTGCTCGCGAGGCCGCCGAAGCCAAGGTGAAGGCGCTGGAGGAGAAGATCGCCGAGCTGGAGCAGGAGCGGGAGGCGCTGAACACCCGCCTGGGCACCGCTGAGTCCCGCCTCACCGCGGGCGCCGCGGAGCGCCGCGCGCTGGAGGAGAAGAACTCCCAGCTGGCCGCCCTCAACGACGAGCTGGCGCGCAACACGAAGAAGCTGGCCCAGGCGAAGGAGGAGCTGGAGAAGCGCAGCTCCGAGTACGAGAACCTGGCCCAGAGCCTCAAGCAGGAGATTTCCGACGGCAAGATTCAGCTGTCCGAGCTCAAGGGCAAGATGACCGTCCAGCTCAAGGACAAGATTCTCTTCGCCTCCGGCTCCGCCCGGGTCGGCAAGGAAGGCGAGGAGGCGCTGAAGAAGATCGCCGACGCGCTCAAGACGGTGCAGGGGAAGATCATCCGCGTGGAAGGCCACACGGACGACGTCCCGACCGGCGGCGGTCAGTTCCCGTCCAACTGGGAGCTGAGCCTGGCGCGCGCCATGGCGGTGGTCCGTTCACTCCAGAACGCTGGCGTGGACCCGACGTTCCTCTCCGCTGCGGGCTATGGGCAGTACCAGCCCATCGCGGCCAACGATTCGGCGGAGAATCGCAGTCTGAACCGCCGCATCGAAATCGTGCTCGCGCCGAAGTAG
- a CDS encoding protein adenylyltransferase SelO, translating to MATLEQLRFDNTYARLPAGFGARVHPSPFPDAKLVSVNPAALKLLDLTPEEAQRPEFVAAMGGAKPLPGMEPFAMVYAGHQFGVYVPRLGDGRALLLGEVRDAAGAKWDLHLKGGGPTPFSRGGDGRAVLRSTIREYLCGEAMHGLGIPTTRGLGILGSQAPVYREAVETGAMLVRMAPSHVRFGTFEFFHYTEQTEHVATLADHVITEHFPHLAGQEGRYPRFYTEVVARTARLIAQWQAVGFAHGVMNTDNMSILGLTLDYGPFGFLDDFEPGFICNHSDDRGRYAFDQQPRIGLWNLACLGEALLTLISKDEARAALATYQPTYNAHFMDRMRAKLGLRETRDEDRELVSDLFARMAEAHVDYTRFFRALGHFASVDGADTRPARDMFSAPEGFDAWAGRYRARLAAEGSVDAERHARMTRVNPKYVLRNWVAQEAISRAEAGDFSLVDRLLGVLSDPFAEHPDAEPYAAAPPAWGRHLAVSCSS from the coding sequence ATGGCCACGCTCGAACAGCTCCGCTTCGACAACACCTATGCCCGCCTGCCCGCTGGGTTCGGCGCGCGCGTCCACCCCAGTCCCTTTCCAGACGCGAAGCTGGTGAGCGTCAACCCCGCCGCCTTGAAGCTCCTGGACCTGACGCCCGAGGAGGCGCAGCGGCCGGAGTTCGTCGCGGCGATGGGAGGCGCAAAGCCCCTGCCGGGGATGGAGCCCTTCGCCATGGTGTACGCGGGGCACCAGTTCGGCGTGTACGTGCCCCGGCTGGGCGACGGCCGCGCCCTGCTGCTGGGCGAGGTCCGCGACGCCGCCGGGGCGAAGTGGGACTTGCACCTCAAGGGCGGCGGCCCCACGCCCTTCTCGCGCGGGGGTGACGGACGCGCGGTGCTGCGCTCCACCATCCGCGAATACCTGTGCGGCGAGGCCATGCACGGCCTGGGCATCCCCACCACGCGGGGCCTGGGCATCCTCGGCAGCCAGGCCCCGGTGTACCGCGAGGCGGTGGAGACAGGCGCCATGCTGGTGCGCATGGCGCCCTCGCACGTGCGCTTCGGCACCTTCGAGTTCTTCCACTACACCGAGCAGACCGAGCACGTGGCCACGCTGGCCGACCACGTCATCACCGAGCACTTCCCCCACCTCGCGGGCCAGGAAGGCCGCTACCCGCGCTTCTACACGGAGGTGGTGGCGCGCACGGCACGGCTGATTGCGCAGTGGCAGGCGGTGGGCTTCGCGCACGGGGTGATGAACACGGACAACATGTCCATCCTGGGCCTCACGCTGGACTACGGGCCCTTCGGCTTCCTGGACGACTTCGAGCCGGGCTTCATCTGCAATCACTCCGACGACCGGGGCCGGTACGCCTTCGACCAGCAGCCGCGCATCGGCCTGTGGAACCTCGCGTGTCTGGGCGAAGCGCTGCTCACCCTCATCTCGAAGGATGAGGCCCGCGCGGCGCTGGCCACCTACCAGCCCACCTACAACGCGCACTTCATGGACCGGATGCGCGCGAAGCTGGGCCTGCGGGAGACGCGCGACGAGGACCGCGAGCTGGTGAGCGACCTGTTCGCCCGCATGGCCGAAGCCCACGTGGACTACACGCGCTTCTTCCGCGCGCTGGGCCACTTCGCCTCGGTGGACGGCGCGGACACACGTCCAGCCCGTGACATGTTCTCCGCCCCCGAGGGCTTCGATGCCTGGGCCGGGCGCTACCGGGCGCGGCTGGCCGCCGAGGGCAGCGTGGACGCAGAGCGCCACGCGCGCATGACGCGGGTGAACCCCAAGTACGTGCTGCGCAACTGGGTGGCGCAGGAGGCCATCTCCCGCGCGGAGGCCGGGGACTTCTCGCTCGTGGACCGGCTGCTCGGCGTGCTGTCGGACCCGTTCGCCGAACACCCCGACGCGGAGCCCTACGCGGCGGCGCCTCCCGCCTGGGGCCGGCACCTGGCGGTGAGCTGCAGCTCCTGA
- a CDS encoding chalcone isomerase family protein — protein sequence MRTQAWGGNLRCLVAGMLLVAGSAQAGQKQVGGVHMPVSLNLKGRTVELAHMELHKQLFFKVYVWSLYMEDRPRSTHEAINSNSVKRLHFHFLRNISRDQLVGSFRDGLEHSPALRRGPLANHLSIMLASLKDVQKGEDLVITYTPGVGLEVGGDASGGVFIPGKHFADALFSVWLDSHPIFPR from the coding sequence ATGCGTACTCAAGCGTGGGGTGGGAATCTGCGGTGCCTCGTGGCGGGCATGCTGCTCGTCGCGGGCTCCGCGCAGGCGGGACAGAAGCAGGTCGGCGGCGTGCACATGCCGGTGTCGTTGAACCTCAAGGGGCGCACCGTCGAACTCGCCCACATGGAGCTGCACAAGCAACTCTTCTTCAAGGTCTACGTCTGGAGCCTCTACATGGAGGACCGGCCACGCTCCACGCACGAGGCCATCAACTCCAACTCCGTGAAGCGGCTCCACTTCCACTTCCTGCGCAACATCTCCCGGGACCAGCTCGTGGGCAGCTTCCGGGACGGGTTGGAGCACAGCCCCGCCCTGCGTCGGGGGCCGCTGGCGAACCACCTGAGCATCATGCTCGCGTCGCTGAAGGACGTGCAGAAGGGCGAGGACCTCGTCATCACCTACACCCCAGGCGTCGGGCTCGAAGTCGGAGGAGATGCTTCCGGCGGCGTCTTCATCCCCGGCAAGCACTTCGCGGACGCACTCTTCTCCGTCTGGCTCGACTCTCATCCTATTTTTCCGCGCTGA
- a CDS encoding TIGR02269 family lipoprotein: MQQAWDHAEVECFEPREDQCVSLLCLGEACGFYRCEDLPGDVALARFPPARPPAAAATPGRGPRRNWGGGQHLPRGAVMVFPNWSGAPARVVPPSHQLTPGRWEKHHIFPQARDLAEWFEGKGIKIHDYTLPIPRDLHQRIHGGGARGGAWNQAWREFRLRNEESTPEEVFRHAGELIYRFQLLGGPLRPYYSRPGT; the protein is encoded by the coding sequence ATGCAGCAGGCATGGGACCACGCGGAAGTGGAGTGCTTCGAGCCACGGGAGGACCAATGTGTCTCCCTGCTGTGCCTGGGCGAGGCCTGCGGCTTCTATCGTTGTGAGGACCTGCCCGGTGACGTGGCGCTGGCGCGCTTCCCGCCCGCACGTCCACCCGCGGCCGCGGCGACTCCCGGCAGAGGGCCTCGCAGGAACTGGGGCGGGGGGCAGCACCTGCCACGCGGCGCCGTCATGGTCTTCCCGAACTGGAGCGGCGCTCCAGCGCGAGTCGTACCGCCTTCACATCAGCTGACGCCTGGGCGCTGGGAGAAGCACCACATCTTCCCGCAGGCCCGGGACCTGGCGGAGTGGTTCGAGGGGAAGGGCATCAAGATCCACGACTACACCCTGCCGATTCCTCGCGACCTTCACCAACGGATTCACGGGGGTGGCGCTCGCGGTGGAGCGTGGAACCAGGCGTGGCGTGAGTTCCGCCTTCGCAACGAGGAGTCCACGCCCGAGGAGGTCTTCAGGCACGCCGGGGAACTCATCTACCGATTCCAGCTCCTGGGCGGACCACTGCGGCCCTACTATTCTCGTCCAGGAACGTGA
- a CDS encoding CHAD domain-containing protein, producing the protein MAQPTPIRGLGPDSRLGDAARRILAGRLADVRKPEAGFQDAVDDESVHDMRVATRRLRAALKVFRSLGGMKKLERDVKRIQDALGGVRDVHVQAAWLESVAQKASKKPQVRAGILTLRKKRLSELETHETRLHTELERWVDRTVPRLLRKLDGLDDGHRFAGRRVRDALRQRLKRVQKRIDTYVDAADAASAHELRKELKRLRYELEIFQPAFRRTLDALLEVLVPLQDGLGELHDADVRLELFERLAAESAPRERKSARALLPLVREERTKRAAEIAREVQRWRTEEIPKRLRRMLT; encoded by the coding sequence ATGGCCCAACCCACGCCCATCCGAGGGCTCGGGCCCGACAGCCGCCTGGGAGACGCCGCGCGCCGCATCCTCGCGGGCCGGCTCGCGGACGTCCGCAAACCGGAGGCCGGCTTTCAGGACGCCGTGGATGACGAGTCCGTCCATGACATGCGCGTGGCCACCCGGCGGCTTCGCGCCGCCCTCAAGGTGTTCCGCTCCCTGGGCGGCATGAAGAAGCTGGAGCGCGACGTGAAGCGCATCCAGGACGCGCTGGGGGGCGTTCGGGACGTGCACGTCCAGGCCGCGTGGCTGGAGAGCGTGGCCCAGAAGGCGAGCAAGAAGCCCCAGGTGCGCGCCGGCATCCTGACCCTGCGCAAGAAGCGGCTGTCCGAGTTGGAGACGCATGAGACGCGTCTGCACACGGAGCTGGAGCGCTGGGTGGACAGGACGGTGCCGCGACTCTTGCGCAAGCTGGACGGGCTCGATGACGGGCACCGCTTCGCCGGCCGCCGCGTCCGGGACGCGCTGCGCCAACGCCTCAAGCGCGTGCAGAAGCGAATCGACACGTACGTGGACGCGGCCGACGCGGCGTCCGCCCACGAGCTGCGCAAGGAGCTGAAGCGGCTGCGCTACGAGCTGGAGATCTTCCAGCCTGCCTTCCGCCGCACCCTGGACGCGCTGCTGGAGGTGCTCGTGCCGCTCCAGGACGGCCTGGGCGAGCTGCACGACGCCGACGTGCGCCTGGAGCTGTTCGAGCGGCTGGCCGCGGAGTCGGCGCCGCGCGAGCGCAAGTCCGCGCGGGCCCTGCTCCCCCTGGTCCGGGAGGAGCGAACGAAACGCGCGGCGGAGATTGCCCGCGAGGTCCAGCGGTGGCGCACGGAAGAGATTCCCAAGCGCTTGCGCCGCATGTTGACCTGA
- a CDS encoding Hsp70 family protein translates to MRACGLDFGTSNTAAALPDGTVLSLQPHTAEARLFRSVLFFPDDEQDIYAGADAIQRYLEDNTGRFIQSVKSFLHSNSFRATQVKGRTYTIEELVAVLLRRVRDAAASSMGGAPEAVVLGRPAVFTPDPEADALAQQRLLRAAELAGFQHVQFLIEPIAAALAYEAQLTRDELVLVADFGAGTTDLTLMRLGPSRRDNPDRRQDVVGSTGVRIGGDRFDAEIMRHKLLPRFGAGSTYQVRGFSDKRLPIPQHIMAKLLTWHEMSFIREKSTQELLETMLNTSDRKAEIQALYDLVMDNLGYRLFRAIEAAKVRLSQEDTATVDFEEARITLHEPITREEFDTFSQPLLDELDACTAGLLEKHAEAKDIDAVFLTGGSSQIPAVRQLYMRRFGEGRVRTADAFTSVAEGLGRAAAHLSV, encoded by the coding sequence ATGCGTGCGTGCGGACTCGATTTCGGAACCAGCAACACCGCCGCGGCCCTGCCTGACGGCACGGTGCTGTCCCTGCAACCCCATACTGCGGAGGCCCGTCTCTTCCGCTCCGTCCTCTTCTTCCCGGACGACGAGCAGGACATCTACGCCGGCGCCGACGCCATCCAGCGCTACCTGGAGGACAACACCGGACGCTTCATCCAGTCCGTGAAGTCCTTCCTCCACTCCAACTCCTTCCGCGCCACCCAGGTGAAGGGGCGCACCTACACCATCGAGGAGCTGGTGGCCGTGCTGCTGCGCCGCGTGCGGGACGCCGCCGCGAGCTCCATGGGTGGCGCGCCCGAAGCCGTCGTGCTCGGCCGGCCCGCCGTCTTCACGCCGGACCCGGAGGCGGATGCCCTGGCCCAGCAGCGCCTGCTGCGCGCCGCCGAGCTCGCGGGCTTCCAGCACGTCCAGTTCCTCATCGAGCCCATCGCCGCGGCGCTCGCCTATGAGGCGCAGCTCACGCGCGACGAGCTCGTGCTGGTGGCGGACTTCGGCGCCGGCACCACCGACCTCACGCTGATGCGCCTGGGCCCCAGCCGCCGCGACAACCCGGACCGCCGCCAGGACGTGGTGGGCTCCACGGGCGTGCGCATCGGTGGTGACCGCTTCGACGCGGAAATCATGCGCCACAAGCTGCTGCCCCGCTTCGGCGCCGGCTCCACCTACCAGGTGCGCGGTTTCAGCGACAAGCGGCTGCCCATTCCCCAGCACATCATGGCCAAGCTGCTCACCTGGCACGAGATGTCCTTCATCCGGGAGAAGTCGACCCAGGAGCTGCTGGAGACCATGCTCAACACGAGCGACCGCAAGGCCGAAATCCAGGCCCTGTACGACCTCGTCATGGACAACCTGGGCTACCGCCTGTTCCGCGCCATTGAAGCGGCCAAGGTGCGCCTGTCCCAGGAAGACACGGCCACGGTGGACTTCGAGGAGGCCCGCATCACCCTCCACGAACCCATCACCCGCGAGGAGTTCGACACCTTCAGCCAGCCGCTGCTGGACGAACTCGACGCGTGCACCGCGGGCCTGCTGGAGAAGCACGCGGAGGCGAAGGACATCGACGCGGTGTTCCTCACCGGCGGCTCGTCACAGATTCCCGCGGTGCGCCAGCTCTACATGCGCCGCTTCGGCGAGGGGCGCGTGCGCACCGCGGATGCCTTCACCTCCGTGGCCGAAGGGCTCGGGCGCGCGGCGGCGCACCTGTCCGTCTGA